Proteins encoded together in one Vitis vinifera cultivar Pinot Noir 40024 chromosome 4, ASM3070453v1 window:
- the LOC104879120 gene encoding protein POLLENLESS 3-LIKE 2, producing MQDMWNVPPGFRPSTSAPSSPAKPIRVSRTRSESFHVTHKVPVGDTPYVRAKKVQLVDKDPEKAIPLFWAAINAGDRVDSALKDMAIVMKQQNRAEEAIEAIKSLRSRCSDQAQDSLDNILLDLYKRCGRLDDQIALLRHKLFLIQQGMAFNGKRTKTARSQGKKFQVSVGQEATRLLGNLGWALMQRNNYIEAEDAYRRALSMTPDNNKMCNLGICLMKQGRILEAKETLRRVKPAVADGLRGVDSHLKAFERARQMLLDLESEMLNKGSDPVEQSRLFDAFLSSSSLWQPQPCKDQHTTNTIKSQDDFGDENFDTNRVMKVLPGQKIAKPTAVHANSLNVAALPFYSSKMTKDPIGKPLQESLKRTRSGLAANSIGVNETGAFRKPLMESMEPENKTRRQSLSPEENGDKWADLLPDSKEFEAALIAAVLGSATETGKKTVETGNSSGILQNKIESRLKVFQDITLSMSPRA from the exons ATGCAAGACATGTGGAATGTTCCCCCTGGTTTCAGGCCCAGCACATCTGCGCCTTCGTCTCCCGCAAAGCCTATTCGGGTGTCAAGAACTCGATCAGAGTCCTTTCATGTCACCCACAAAGTCCCTGTTGGCGACACTCCTTATGTGAGAGCCAAAAAGGTTCAG TTGGTTGACAAGGACCCGGAAAAGGCAATCCCGCTATTTTGGGCCGCCATTAATGCTGGAGATCGAGTGGATAGTGCGCTCAAGGACATGGCCATTGTGATGAAGCAACAGAACAGGGCTGAAGAAGCCATTGAGGCTATTAAATCGTTGCGAAGTCGTTGTTCAGATCAAGCCCAAGACTCTCTTGATAATATCCTTCTGGATCTGTACAAG AGATGCGGGAGATTGGATGATCAAATTGCACTTTTGAGGCACAAATTGTTCTTGATTCAACAAGGGATGGCTTTCAATGGGAAGCGCACCAAGACTGCCAGATCCCAAGGGAAAAAATTTCAGGTGTCCGTGGGACAAGAAGCGACTCGGTTACTG GGGAACTTAGGATGGGCATTGATGCAGCGGAACAACTATATCGAAGCAGAAGATGCCTACAGGCGGGCACTTTCAATGACTCCAGATAATAACAAGATGTGCAATCTGGGTATCTGCTTGATGAAGCAAGGGAGGATTCTGGAAGCCAAAGAAACCCTTAGAAGAGTGAAACCGGCTGTTGCAGATGGACTGAGAGGTGTAGATTCCCACCTCAAAGCATTTGAGAGGGCACGGCAGATGCTGCTTGATCTTGAGTCTGAAATGTTGAATAAGGGAAGCGACCCTGTCGAACAGAGTCGGCTCTTTGATGCCTTCCTCAGTTCTTCCTCGCTTTGGCAGCCTCAGCCTTGTAAGGACCAGCACACAACGAATACAATCAAATCTCAAGATGATTTTGGGGATGAGAACTTCGACACCAACAGAGTCATGAAGGTTCTTCCTGGACAGAAGATTGCCAAACCAACGGCTGTTCATGCGAACTCACTCAACGTCGCGGCATTGCCATTCTACTCATCAAAGATGACCAAGGACCCAATTGGAAAACCACTGCAGGAGTCCCTTAAGAGAACAAGATCAGGGCTTGCTGCTAATTCGATAGGAGTGAATGAAACAGGGGCGTTCAGAAAGCCCTTAATGGAATCCATGGAACCAGAAAATAAGACTAGAAGGCAATCTCTTTCACCCGAAGAAAATGGGGACAAGTGGGCAGACTTGCTGCCAGACAGCAAGGAGTTTGAAGCGGCTCTTATTGCTGCAGTTTTGGGTTCAGCCACTGAAACAGGGAAGAAGACTGTGGAGACTGGAAACAGTTCTGGAATTTTACAGAATAAGATTGAGAGTAGGCTTAAAGTCTTTCAAGACATAACACTCTCAATGAGCCCAAGAGCCTAA
- the LOC104879121 gene encoding probable L-ascorbate peroxidase 3, peroxisomal: MEVQASTSASAPAPTPAPLVVNAEYYKEIERARRYLRALISSKNCAPMMLRLAFHDAGTYDALTKTGGPNGSIRNPQELNHSANRGLETAVDLCEKVKRKHPCITYADLYQLAGVVAVEVTGGPTIHFVPGRQDSLSSPKEGLLPDANKGADHLRSVFNRMGLEDKDIVALSGGHTLGGAHKQVSGFDGKWTEEPWKFDNSYFKELLKSSTKFPTPSNPPTGYSQQKPSSSAAGEDSTGRRLFIFSTDQALIKDPKFLEYVMLYEQDEEAFFRDYAASHKKLSELGFVPPTWTSRVITAVKNSSTMAKTAAGVAFATTAIAITFYYRQRSQRKEE; encoded by the exons ATGGAAGTCCAAGCCTCAACCTCAGCCTCTGCACCAGCACCAACTCCAGCACCACTAGTTGTAAATGCAGAATACTACAAAGAAATCGAAAGGGCTCGTAGATACCTCCGTGCTCTCATTTCCAGCAAAAACTGTGCACCCATGATGCTCCGTCTAGC GTTTCATGATGCAGGCACTTATGATGCTCTCACAAAGACAGGGGGCCCAAATGGCTCCATCAGAAACCCACAAGAGCTTAATCATTCTGCAAATAGGGGTTTGGAAACGGCAGTTGATCTTTGCG AGAAGGTGAAAAGGAAGCATCCTTGCATTACATATGCTGACCTTTACCAG CTTGCTGGTGTTGTTGCAGTTGAGGTTACTGGAGGCCCCACTATTCACTTCGTCCCTGGTAGACAG GACTCTTTGTCTTCACCAAAAGAAGGGCTCCTCCCAGATGCTAACAAAG GTGCTGACCATTTAAGGTCGGTCTTTAACCGGATGGGTCTTGAGGACAAGGATATTGTGGCCCTCTCCGGAGGTCATACATTG GGAGGGGCACATAAGCAAGTTTCAGGCTTTGATGGCAAGTGGACAGAGGAGCCCTGGAAGTTCGACAATTCGTATTTCAA GGAGCTTTTGAAATCATCAACCAAGTTTCCTACACCTAGTAACCCTCCAACAGGGTATTCACAGCAGAAACCTTCTTCTTCAGCTGCGGGCGAGGATTCAACAGGGAGGCGATTGTTTATATTTTCCACAGACCAAGCATTAATAAAGGATCCTAAATTCCTAGAATATGTTATGTTGTATGAACAG GATGAGGAGGCTTTCTTCAGAGATTATGCGGCATCCCACAAGAAGCTTTCGGAGCTAGGGTTTGTTCCACCTACATGGACTTCCAGGGTAATCACAGCTGTGAAGAACAGTTCAACCATGGCAAAAACTGCTGCAGGAGTTGCTTTTGCGACAACTGCTATAGCCATTACTTTCTACTATAGACAAAGAAGTCAAAGGAAAGAGGAGTAA